In Desulfomonile tiedjei DSM 6799, a genomic segment contains:
- a CDS encoding efflux RND transporter periplasmic adaptor subunit, protein MNDTVSISKKTLKRVLLGSLIVVVALAIYLIKGSGHEQAPTESQTKSSQTGQQTQSPASGGHAHGLPARVESTGGGPVRYAMSEEAKMLAQVQTTEVKREKAVKKLRMVGMVIDAETRVATLTARIDGRLDEVFIDFTGVKVNKGDPMVTIWSPTLIKSQVELFESIRSRDVEGVIRGAEEKLKQYGMTDEQVKRIRESMKSELYVTLRAPISGIVMKKMAVLGQFVKEGQDMFVINDLSHVWVKLDAYEPDLPWIRYGQEVTFTTPSFPGKTFKGKVIFIEPVLEMETRTVKVRVDAENPDYELKPHMFVNAELEAEIDDQGRVIKPEWVGKYICPFDPKEVSDVPGTCPKTKQPLQPATAYGYSGVENPHLPLVVPETAVLFTGRRSLVYVEVPNQDQPTYEQRDVVLGPRAGNKYVISDGLKEGERVVVNGNFEIDSSVQISGQPSMMSPAEPEKATPSAREAISEEPEPQEDHAGHGTPEKEPKAPVEKAPEADPHSAHGKEGQ, encoded by the coding sequence ATGAATGACACAGTGTCCATTTCAAAGAAGACTTTGAAGAGAGTCTTATTGGGTTCGCTGATCGTCGTTGTCGCATTGGCGATCTACTTGATCAAGGGCTCAGGACACGAGCAGGCGCCGACTGAATCTCAGACTAAATCCAGTCAGACGGGACAGCAGACACAGAGTCCTGCTTCCGGGGGACATGCCCATGGTTTGCCCGCGAGGGTAGAATCCACGGGCGGAGGCCCCGTCCGCTACGCCATGTCCGAAGAAGCCAAGATGCTGGCGCAAGTGCAGACCACGGAAGTGAAGAGAGAGAAGGCCGTAAAGAAGTTGAGAATGGTGGGGATGGTCATCGACGCTGAGACGAGAGTCGCAACTCTGACCGCACGGATCGACGGGCGGCTTGACGAGGTATTTATAGATTTTACCGGGGTAAAAGTAAACAAAGGCGATCCCATGGTGACAATATGGAGCCCGACGCTGATCAAGAGCCAGGTGGAATTGTTCGAGAGCATCAGGAGCAGAGATGTTGAAGGCGTTATCCGCGGGGCAGAAGAGAAGCTCAAGCAATACGGGATGACTGACGAGCAGGTGAAGCGGATTCGAGAGAGCATGAAGTCCGAGCTGTACGTAACCCTTAGAGCTCCCATCAGCGGCATCGTAATGAAGAAGATGGCGGTTCTTGGCCAATTCGTGAAGGAAGGTCAGGACATGTTCGTCATCAATGACCTGTCCCATGTGTGGGTGAAGCTGGATGCTTATGAGCCGGACCTCCCATGGATAAGGTACGGACAAGAGGTCACCTTTACGACACCATCGTTTCCTGGAAAGACTTTCAAGGGCAAAGTCATATTCATAGAGCCTGTGCTAGAAATGGAGACTCGTACGGTCAAGGTAAGGGTTGATGCAGAAAACCCGGACTATGAGTTGAAACCGCATATGTTCGTCAATGCCGAGCTGGAAGCGGAAATAGACGACCAGGGCAGGGTAATAAAACCGGAATGGGTTGGAAAATATATCTGCCCATTTGATCCCAAAGAAGTCAGCGACGTTCCAGGAACTTGCCCCAAAACCAAACAACCTTTACAGCCTGCTACAGCATACGGATATTCCGGTGTCGAGAATCCGCATCTTCCTCTTGTGGTTCCTGAGACAGCGGTACTTTTTACCGGAAGGCGATCCCTGGTGTACGTGGAAGTACCGAATCAGGATCAGCCGACGTACGAACAGAGGGATGTAGTTTTGGGGCCCAGGGCGGGAAATAAATATGTGATTTCCGACGGCCTGAAGGAAGGGGAACGCGTTGTTGTCAATGGGAATTTCGAGATCGACAGTTCTGTTCAGATTTCCGGCCAGCCCAGCATGATGAGTCCCGCTGAGCCTGAGAAAGCCACTCCATCCGCGAGAGAGGCAATTTCTGAGGAACCTGAACCCCAAGAAGATCACGCGGGCCATGGAACACCTGAGAAGGAGCCGAAGGCTCCCGTTGAGAAGGCTCCTGAGGCAGATCCCCATTCCGCCCATGGGAAGGAGGGACAGTGA
- a CDS encoding Stp1/IreP family PP2C-type Ser/Thr phosphatase, with amino-acid sequence MRIGHKTVPGKHRSTNEDNLFVDSNVGLFIVADGMGGHNAGEVASRIAVDVTVKSVLEGLSAGKEAEQTVRDAFSNANRSIYDKSLNNPAWEEMGTTLLVALINAYEVIIGHIGDTRAYLIRNGRIEQLTDDHTFVSEWLKEGLITKEEARSHHARHGLTEAVGITDEVEPEVAVWPWDGNTCLLLCSDGLTDVLEDKEILAIVETSSEPQPACDSLVSAAQLGRGQDDITVILICN; translated from the coding sequence GTGAGAATCGGGCATAAGACAGTCCCAGGTAAACATAGATCGACCAATGAGGATAATCTGTTTGTGGACAGCAATGTGGGATTATTCATAGTTGCTGATGGCATGGGCGGCCACAACGCCGGGGAAGTGGCCAGCAGAATAGCCGTGGACGTGACTGTAAAGTCAGTTCTTGAAGGACTCAGCGCCGGAAAGGAAGCGGAGCAAACCGTTCGGGATGCTTTTTCAAACGCCAACAGATCAATCTACGACAAATCCCTAAATAACCCTGCGTGGGAAGAAATGGGGACCACTCTCTTGGTGGCCCTCATAAATGCTTACGAGGTGATAATCGGTCATATCGGCGACACTCGAGCCTATTTGATAAGAAACGGCAGGATAGAGCAACTCACAGACGATCATACATTCGTGTCCGAGTGGCTGAAAGAAGGGCTCATAACTAAGGAAGAGGCTCGATCGCACCATGCTCGCCACGGATTGACCGAAGCGGTAGGTATAACTGATGAGGTGGAGCCGGAGGTTGCGGTTTGGCCGTGGGATGGCAATACGTGCCTGCTTCTATGCTCCGACGGCCTGACAGACGTGCTCGAAGACAAAGAAATCCTTGCGATTGTGGAGACTTCTTCAGAACCTCAACCAGCCTGTGACTCATTAGTGAGTGCCGCCCAGCTAGGACGGGGGCAGGATGATATTACCGTCATACTCATCTGTAATTAA
- a CDS encoding bifunctional serine/threonine-protein kinase/formylglycine-generating enzyme family protein, which produces MNSTTTRTTSGTKESVSATTSSRTKKPLLKVGTVLNEKWEILQHIATGGKGEVYRARQTNLNREVVVKIVSVEYLAEFGDDPEEVNTEIQRFHREALAMAQIRHPYVAQVYDQDAAVISKNGEEITVQYVVMEYVPGGRTLRHTMPFEGYRDERDLRQWIRTYFLPIFDGLETVHALGIVHRDMKPENVLLDGQTPKIIDFGIAGGPAWSQLTKSHHVEGTITYMAPEQFMDLAETDGRADVYALGKMLYEAVQGKMVDSKTACPLKGVCLANPSTPFLKELDPIIQQATAEDKEKRIPSVSALRESLERLLEKTEASERPLFRGLHRKQIIAIIVVLFIIVAVSNIYHHFIMTHEVSMPSHVSTPEVTQPTESEKTSERAIPEYEPAVPTLTAKDGTIMHLVPAGQVKLPSYVGAEGGKVVEVPPFYIDETEVTNFKYVEFLNQVLSKVEVKDGIVRVDGQPWLVLGPVYSGYEPIVYRNGRFLLQDEGGASHPVVKVTGFGAAAYATFYGERLPTETEWLRAASRPEDALKKPTQTSADPARDTDNLEKEMEAWAGAFKEETSSGDASPERSRSISPKNEGLPDSSENQGASTIPYPVLSFEPNVDGIRGLMRNVSEWGVRLGVAPNAKPQFVVLGGMRGTMLAGSTPIPGIAQDPSMAFEDVGFRCAKNIDESGR; this is translated from the coding sequence ATGAATTCCACGACAACGAGAACCACTTCCGGAACGAAGGAGTCGGTGAGCGCTACAACCAGTTCCAGAACCAAAAAGCCGCTCCTGAAAGTAGGGACGGTTCTTAATGAGAAATGGGAGATCCTGCAGCACATTGCTACGGGAGGAAAGGGAGAAGTCTATAGAGCCAGACAGACCAATTTGAATCGAGAAGTGGTGGTAAAAATAGTCTCAGTCGAGTATCTGGCCGAGTTCGGAGACGATCCGGAGGAAGTGAACACCGAAATTCAGCGGTTCCATCGAGAAGCTCTGGCTATGGCCCAGATACGGCATCCATACGTTGCTCAAGTGTATGACCAGGATGCGGCGGTGATAAGCAAGAATGGGGAAGAAATCACAGTCCAATACGTCGTAATGGAATACGTGCCTGGCGGCCGCACACTCCGCCATACAATGCCCTTTGAAGGGTATAGAGATGAACGAGATCTCCGGCAATGGATTCGAACGTACTTTCTCCCCATATTTGATGGGCTGGAGACAGTCCATGCTCTTGGCATCGTGCATCGGGACATGAAGCCCGAAAATGTTCTCCTGGATGGCCAGACCCCAAAGATTATCGACTTTGGAATTGCAGGGGGTCCTGCGTGGTCGCAGCTCACCAAAAGCCACCACGTCGAGGGCACTATTACCTATATGGCACCAGAGCAATTTATGGATCTCGCGGAGACTGACGGTCGGGCCGATGTGTACGCATTAGGCAAGATGCTCTATGAAGCGGTTCAGGGGAAGATGGTGGACAGCAAAACAGCGTGTCCCCTGAAGGGTGTGTGCCTTGCAAATCCCTCCACCCCTTTCTTGAAAGAATTGGACCCCATCATACAACAGGCCACAGCAGAGGATAAGGAAAAGAGAATTCCTTCTGTTAGCGCGTTACGAGAGTCTCTGGAAAGGCTTCTGGAGAAAACGGAGGCTTCGGAGCGCCCATTATTCAGGGGTCTGCACCGCAAGCAGATAATTGCCATCATTGTCGTGTTATTCATCATTGTGGCCGTGTCGAATATATACCACCATTTTATAATGACCCATGAAGTCTCCATGCCTTCGCATGTTTCGACGCCAGAAGTCACACAACCCACAGAATCGGAAAAGACGTCCGAACGCGCAATTCCAGAATATGAGCCCGCAGTCCCCACCCTAACAGCCAAGGACGGCACTATTATGCACCTGGTCCCGGCAGGCCAGGTCAAGCTGCCGAGTTATGTTGGAGCCGAGGGAGGCAAAGTTGTTGAAGTTCCTCCATTCTATATAGACGAGACGGAGGTTACCAACTTCAAGTACGTGGAATTTCTGAACCAGGTGCTTTCAAAGGTCGAGGTCAAGGACGGTATCGTTCGTGTCGATGGGCAGCCATGGCTAGTTCTGGGGCCTGTCTACAGTGGGTACGAGCCGATCGTGTACAGAAACGGCAGATTCTTATTGCAAGATGAAGGTGGAGCTTCGCATCCGGTTGTGAAAGTTACAGGTTTTGGAGCCGCTGCCTATGCCACATTTTATGGTGAGCGACTTCCAACGGAAACAGAATGGCTTCGTGCAGCGAGTCGGCCGGAAGATGCATTGAAGAAGCCTACTCAAACCAGTGCTGACCCAGCCCGCGATACTGACAATCTCGAAAAGGAAATGGAAGCCTGGGCAGGAGCATTCAAAGAGGAAACCAGCTCAGGCGATGCTTCTCCAGAGCGGAGTCGATCGATTTCGCCAAAGAACGAAGGACTGCCGGATTCGTCTGAGAACCAGGGCGCTTCGACCATTCCCTACCCTGTGCTCAGCTTTGAACCGAATGTGGACGGGATCAGAGGCCTGATGAGAAACGTAAGTGAATGGGGTGTGAGACTTGGGGTGGCGCCCAACGCAAAGCCTCAATTCGTGGTGCTGGGCGGGATGAGGGGCACCATGCTGGCTGGATCGACCCCGATTCCAGGCATTGCTCAGGACCCGTCCATGGCTTTCGAAGACGTGGGATTTCGTTGTGCGAAAAATATCGATGAAAGCGGCAGGTAG
- a CDS encoding pentapeptide repeat-containing protein, with the protein MPKKINIKGLGAGANECIFSGEANSVKELIESAIDAGVDLTLAQLSGEDLSFANLSNAKLSSADLSEANLSGASLDRAHLTVAKLDRANLSNANASCAGLLGARLAAAKLVEINLTQANLCGANLCGADLSKANLSQADLSRAILSGANLSKALLPFADLSGADLFGAKLKKAALSAVDFSRADLSGADLSGADLSGAILSGARLNGANLSRVDLSFTDLSGAHLSGANLSAANLTGAYLPGSDLSGADLSGANLQGADITDSDLSGANLNGANLDGTKLDGVKR; encoded by the coding sequence ATGCCCAAAAAGATTAACATAAAGGGTCTGGGTGCGGGCGCGAATGAATGCATATTCAGCGGAGAGGCAAACTCTGTCAAGGAATTGATAGAATCCGCTATAGATGCTGGGGTGGATCTAACGCTGGCTCAATTGTCTGGCGAAGACTTGTCCTTCGCTAATTTATCCAATGCAAAACTGAGCTCAGCAGACCTGTCGGAGGCGAATTTGTCTGGAGCCAGTCTGGATCGAGCACATCTAACAGTGGCCAAACTGGATAGGGCCAATCTGTCTAACGCAAATGCTTCCTGTGCAGGTCTATTGGGCGCCAGGTTAGCGGCTGCAAAACTCGTGGAGATCAACCTCACTCAAGCGAACTTGTGCGGAGCCAACTTGTGTGGTGCCGATCTTTCTAAAGCCAATCTCTCTCAGGCTGACTTGTCCAGAGCAATTCTGTCGGGGGCAAATCTTTCGAAAGCGCTTCTGCCGTTCGCCGATCTTTCAGGCGCAGACCTGTTTGGTGCAAAGCTTAAGAAGGCAGCGTTGTCTGCTGTGGATTTTTCCAGGGCCGATCTTTCGGGCGCAGACCTTTCCGGAGCCGATTTATCCGGAGCAATCCTGAGCGGAGCGAGATTGAACGGAGCTAATCTGTCCAGAGTGGACCTGTCCTTTACTGACCTATCCGGAGCCCACCTTTCGGGAGCCAATTTATCCGCGGCTAATCTAACAGGAGCATACCTGCCGGGAAGTGACCTGTCCGGCGCAGATCTGTCTGGAGCCAACCTGCAAGGAGCCGATATCACGGATTCGGACCTGTCTGGAGCAAATTTGAATGGGGCCAATCTAGATGGCACAAAACTGGATGGGGTGAAAAGGTGA